From a region of the Acidimicrobiales bacterium genome:
- a CDS encoding CSLREA domain-containing protein codes for MTSPRSLGFSNGIRHRSWRRRLSSALASMLMLVGLLAPVPVAAQTADDGGDISAQAAFVVNSTGDAADASAGNGVCDTGGINSQGSAECTLRAAIQEANALGGSDLIFFSMPNTEPGYSASPASYTITPASALPVITGQLSIVGTSQSEYGTEGRPVVFLDGSSTTGDGIHATAQLTMAGLAIGNWSGYGVMANPGADNSSITDSYIGTDVEGLIAQPNGAGGVLVNSTGVTLDLNVISGNTLDGVLVFDGADNATITANLIGVDSTGNAPLGNGEEGLQVQNSTGHTIGGSGQGNVISANTLSGIHLWENVDTVTIQGNNIGVGQDGTTPLGNGLQGLEISQTTSLIEVGGDGAGEGNVIAHSRNGYGVLVLDATNDTIAIIGNSIHSNISLGIQLGNDWIITPNDANDIDTGANDLLNFPVITSIGESVGGTVTVDYDLDVPAGNYRVEVFTNPSGKDITGAGEAEVFENSAVIAHSGSGPQSFSIQYTGGSVGDIVTLTATEDLGAGSYGVTSEISAAACFDSDTDGICDSYEDANLDADNDPTTTPSPDTDADLLANYLDDDDDDDGILTAAENADPNGDNDPRDALDSDWDGQPDYLDVEAASSTTPVSAEQKISATAGGLTGPLAADDWFGSSTASPGDLDGDGVADLAVGAPGDDDGGSGRGAVYVLFLNADGTVKAEQKISDTSGGLLASLDDGDNFGEAVEAIGDIDGDGITDLAVGAVYDDDGGTDRGAVHILFLNAYGTVKAEQKISDTSGGLAATLDDTDGFGEAIARLGDLDGDGVGDIAVGAYWDDDAGTDRGAVHILFLNVDGTVKAEQKISELAGGGPALDDSDLFGASVAAIGDIDGDGVVDLAVGAFGDDDDGANFGAAWVLRLNSNGTVKASQKISQTTGGLSATFSTDEFFGHEVAGIGDIDGNGVGDIAVAAPRDDDGTTDAGAIYVLQLDSAGLVVGQTKISSTTGGFASTLDLSDWFGVGLSSLGDLDGDGSLNLAAAAPFDDTVGRRLALSTSSTCPPPPSPSSTRPTTSATWFRVTDRATPGASTRRATLNARFAPQSRRPTPLQPSTRSPSTCRPPSPVTRVVCGRSLRGRTCPRSPRLPRSMRARSPASPARPSSGSTAPRPVLAASVWSLRPRLSRCAGSRSPTSTKTACLYSRARAARSPATTSACSPTVPPLRVTVRTASRSTLRPPQTPSAGPTQPIATSSRPTAKRASWC; via the coding sequence ATGACCTCGCCGCGTTCTCTTGGCTTCTCGAATGGCATCCGGCACCGCTCTTGGCGCCGACGCCTGTCTTCCGCGCTTGCATCGATGCTGATGCTGGTGGGCTTGCTCGCGCCCGTGCCCGTCGCCGCTCAGACAGCCGACGATGGAGGCGACATCAGCGCTCAGGCGGCCTTCGTGGTGAACTCGACCGGCGACGCCGCTGACGCGAGCGCGGGCAACGGTGTTTGCGACACGGGTGGCATCAACTCGCAGGGCAGCGCCGAGTGCACGCTGAGAGCCGCCATTCAGGAAGCCAATGCCCTCGGCGGCAGCGACCTGATCTTCTTCTCGATGCCCAACACCGAGCCCGGCTATTCGGCATCACCAGCGTCGTACACGATCACCCCGGCATCGGCCCTGCCGGTCATCACCGGACAGCTGAGCATCGTCGGCACCTCACAGAGCGAATACGGAACCGAGGGACGCCCGGTCGTGTTCCTCGACGGGTCGTCCACAACCGGCGACGGCATTCACGCCACGGCACAGCTGACGATGGCAGGACTTGCCATCGGCAACTGGTCGGGCTACGGCGTCATGGCCAATCCGGGTGCCGACAACTCGAGCATCACCGACAGCTACATCGGAACCGATGTCGAAGGCCTCATCGCCCAACCCAATGGTGCAGGCGGTGTGCTCGTCAACTCGACCGGTGTGACGCTGGACCTCAACGTGATCAGCGGCAACACCCTCGACGGCGTGCTGGTGTTCGACGGTGCGGACAACGCCACCATCACCGCCAACCTCATCGGCGTCGACTCGACCGGAAACGCCCCGCTCGGCAACGGTGAAGAGGGCTTGCAGGTCCAGAACTCGACCGGCCACACCATTGGTGGCAGCGGTCAGGGCAACGTCATCAGCGCCAACACCCTGTCGGGAATCCACCTCTGGGAGAACGTCGATACGGTCACGATCCAGGGCAACAACATCGGTGTTGGTCAGGACGGCACCACGCCTCTCGGAAATGGCCTTCAAGGCCTGGAAATCAGCCAGACCACGAGCCTGATCGAGGTCGGAGGCGACGGTGCCGGCGAAGGCAACGTCATTGCCCACAGCCGCAACGGGTATGGCGTACTCGTCTTGGACGCAACCAACGACACCATCGCGATCATCGGTAACTCGATTCACAGCAACATATCGCTGGGTATCCAGCTCGGGAACGATTGGATCATCACCCCGAACGACGCCAACGACATCGACACCGGCGCCAACGACCTTCTGAACTTCCCGGTCATCACCTCGATCGGCGAGTCGGTAGGGGGAACTGTCACCGTCGACTACGACCTCGACGTGCCCGCCGGCAACTACCGCGTCGAGGTGTTCACCAACCCCTCAGGCAAAGACATCACAGGCGCCGGCGAGGCCGAGGTGTTCGAGAACTCGGCTGTCATCGCTCACAGCGGGTCAGGACCGCAGTCGTTCTCGATCCAGTACACGGGCGGCTCGGTCGGCGACATCGTCACGCTCACCGCAACCGAAGACCTCGGGGCCGGATCGTACGGCGTGACCTCTGAGATCTCGGCAGCAGCCTGCTTCGACAGCGACACCGACGGCATCTGTGACAGCTACGAAGACGCCAACCTCGACGCCGACAACGACCCGACGACGACCCCGAGCCCCGACACCGACGCCGACCTGTTGGCCAACTACCTAGACGACGACGATGACGACGACGGCATCCTGACCGCTGCCGAGAACGCCGATCCCAACGGCGACAACGACCCTCGTGATGCGCTCGACAGCGACTGGGATGGCCAACCCGATTACCTCGACGTCGAGGCGGCGAGCTCGACAACTCCCGTGTCCGCCGAGCAGAAGATCTCGGCCACTGCGGGCGGCCTCACTGGCCCACTGGCCGCCGACGACTGGTTCGGCTCTTCGACCGCCTCACCCGGCGACCTCGATGGCGACGGCGTAGCCGACCTTGCGGTGGGTGCACCCGGCGACGACGACGGCGGTTCCGGGCGCGGTGCGGTGTACGTGCTGTTCCTCAACGCCGACGGCACCGTCAAAGCCGAGCAGAAGATCAGCGACACCAGCGGCGGGCTCCTGGCCAGCCTCGACGACGGCGACAACTTCGGCGAAGCCGTCGAAGCGATCGGCGACATCGACGGTGACGGCATCACCGACCTGGCGGTTGGCGCCGTCTATGACGACGACGGCGGCACCGACCGCGGCGCGGTGCACATCCTGTTCCTCAACGCCTACGGCACCGTCAAAGCCGAGCAGAAGATCAGCGACACCAGCGGCGGGCTGGCAGCAACCCTCGATGACACGGATGGGTTCGGCGAGGCGATCGCACGCTTGGGCGACCTAGACGGCGACGGAGTCGGCGACATCGCCGTCGGCGCCTACTGGGACGACGATGCTGGCACCGACCGCGGCGCGGTGCACATCCTGTTCCTCAACGTCGATGGCACGGTGAAGGCCGAGCAGAAGATCTCCGAACTTGCCGGAGGCGGCCCCGCTCTCGACGACAGCGACCTGTTCGGAGCTTCGGTGGCGGCCATCGGCGACATCGACGGTGATGGAGTTGTGGACCTCGCTGTGGGCGCCTTCGGCGACGACGATGACGGCGCCAACTTCGGTGCGGCATGGGTGCTGCGGTTGAACTCGAACGGCACGGTCAAGGCCAGCCAGAAGATCAGCCAGACCACCGGCGGGTTGTCGGCGACGTTCTCCACCGACGAGTTCTTCGGCCACGAGGTCGCGGGCATCGGCGACATCGACGGCAACGGTGTGGGCGACATTGCCGTCGCCGCGCCCCGCGACGACGATGGCACCACCGACGCTGGTGCGATCTACGTGCTGCAGCTCGATTCTGCGGGCCTGGTCGTCGGACAGACGAAGATCTCATCGACCACAGGCGGTTTTGCCTCGACGCTCGACCTCAGTGATTGGTTCGGCGTCGGATTGTCCAGCTTGGGAGATCTCGACGGCGATGGTTCGCTGAACCTGGCTGCCGCCGCTCCCTTCGATGACACGGTGGGTCGTCGGCTGGCGCTGTCTACATCCTCGACCTGTCCCCCTCCCCCGTCGCCATCGTCAACTCGACCAACGACTTCGGCGACGTGGTTCCGGGTAACGGATCGTGCGACACCGGGGGCCTCAACTCGCAGGGCGACCCTGAATGCACGCTTCGCGCCGCAATCCAGGAGGCCAACGCCTCTGCAACCATCGACGCGATCACCTTCGACATGCCGGCCACCGAGTCCGGTCACTCGGGTGGTGTGTGGACGATCTCTCCGGGGTCGGACCTGCCCTCGGTCACCGCGACTGCCTCGATCGATGCGAGCACGCAGCCCGGCTTCGCCAGCACGCCCATCGTCCGGGTCGACGGCACCTCGGCCGGTCTTGGCGGCATCGGTCTGGTCATTGCGGCCTCGTCTGTCGAGGTGCGCGGGTTCTCGATCACCAACTTCGACGAAGACGGCATGTTTGTACAGTCGGGCTCGGGCAGCACGATCGCCGGCAACTACATCGGCCTGCTCCCCGACGGTTCCACCGCTGCGGGTAACGGTCAGGACGGCATCGAGGTCGACGCTGCGGCCACCGCAAACACCATCGGCGGGCCCAACCCAGCCGATCGCAACGTCATCTCGGCCAACGGCCAAGAGGGCCTCTTGGTGCTGA